One stretch of Prunus persica cultivar Lovell chromosome G1, Prunus_persica_NCBIv2, whole genome shotgun sequence DNA includes these proteins:
- the LOC18791446 gene encoding putative disease resistance protein RGA3 — protein MEVLYTFPVEGILNKLASLAAQEISLFRGFKKELTKLRQSLLAIQDFLGDVAHQPQQRGKAVEEWVRKLKDIADDADNVLDEINYEYLRSPNINASLVDLKSEASFIGLVSKKIDATPQAIAGDRETNSFFDEDEIVVGRKEDLSKIIKILTNSNLDQENLSVMPIVGMAGLGKTTLAKSVFNDDSIGRHFHKKIWVCVSNTFEVNSILSWILECLNPTKVGIQRQDALLKNLVEELKERRYFLVLDDVWNEDPQKWSNLMTCLSKLHSARGSVVIVTTRSATVSSITEVRLPKCVLGSLSVDDCWVILKKRAFPVGSAPIAKDIETIGREIARKCAGIPLTAKVRNDISI, from the exons ATGGAAGTTCTCTATACTTTTCCTGTCGAGGGAATACTGAACAAGCTGGCTTCACTTGCTGCTCAAGAAATAAGTCTGTTCCGGGGATTCAAAAAGGAACTAACAAAGCTTCGTCAATCGTTACTCGCGATTCAAGATTTCTTAGGCGATGTTGCCCACCAGCCACAGCAACGGGGCAAGGCAGTGGAGGAGTGGGTGAGGAAACTGAAGGACATAGCTGATGATGCTGACAATGTCTTGGATGAAATCAACTATGAATATCTCCGGAGTCCA AACATCAACGCCTCTTTGGTGGATCTCAAATCTGAGGCATCTTTCATTGGGCTAGTTTCCAAGAAAATAGATGCAACCCCTCAAGCAATTGCAGGGGATAGAGAAACCAACTCATTCTTTGATGAAGATGAAATCGTGGTTGGAAGGAAGGAGGATCTGTCAAAGATAATTAAAATCTTGACCAACTCCAACTTGGATCAAGAAAATCTTTCAGTAATGCCCATTGTAGGAATGGCAGGCCTGGGGAAGACAACTTTGGCTAAGTCAGTTTTCAATGATGATTCTATTGGTAGgcattttcataaaaaaatatgggtGTGTGTATCTAACACTTTTGAGGTTAATTCGATATTAAGTTGGATATTAGAATGTCTTAACCCAACAAAGGTTGGGATACAACGCCAAGATGCATTGCTTAAAAACCTAGTAGAAGAATTGAAAGAGAGGAGATATTTTCTCGTGCTTGATGACGTCTGGAACGAAGATCCTCAAAAATGGAGCAATTTGATGACTTGTTTGTCAAAACTTCATAGTGCCCGGGGAAGCGTCGTTATTGTCACTACCCGTAGTGCCACTGTCTCATCGATCACGGAAGTAAGACTTCCAAAGTGTGTTTTGGGAAGTCTATCCGTTGATGATTGTTGGGTCATACTGAAGAAAAGAGCATTTCCAGTTGGTAGTGCTCCTATTGCAAAGGATATAGAAACAATTGGAAGGGAGATTGCAAGAAAGTGTGCTGGTATACCGTTAACGGCAAAGGTACGTAATGATATATCAATTTGA